The Tetrapisispora phaffii CBS 4417 chromosome 16, complete genome genomic sequence ATGCGACGCCACTTCCATCGAAGCAGTTCTCTTGGAGATACATGGCATATTGAAGAAGGATAGCAACATTAGCGACTCAGGAACCAACATTACTGCTGCAAACCTGGATCTTGGGGCCACTGAGAACGCCGATACTCTCAAGATCCAAAACCAAAATACAATTACAGTGTAGCTCAACCCTATGTAAAAGCAATCaataaactattctatataaattttaGATGCTTATAATAGACACCCAAAAAATAATCTGAACTCACCGTGTCAGCAGGAAGCCTTTTGGCTAAAGCTTTATCAGAAAAACCTCATATACATGTACCAACGCAACACATATAGCTAGTATACCTCTTATATTCCCTTCATCGCCTTCCAAGCTACCAATGTTTTAAGAAACGTTGACcgttttattattaccagAACCTTATCGACACCTTTTTTTGAACTTCAGCGAACCATCTTCAATTTGGAACTTCTTTACAGAGGAACAAACacattaattataaaagcGTAGGTAGTTTTAAGAGGTTGCTGTGAAGTTTTATCGAGGCTCAAGAGTATGAGATCAAGAGTCAACAGAGTCTCTATACTTTTAAGCTGTTTTTTTTGGGTGTAAAATGAATCTATTGTGGCTAATTCTGGCTGTAAAACTGGAATTTAGTTTGGCCAAGACACatcaatttaattttactgCTGGATGGGTTAATGCCAATCCAGATGGTGTCACTGAGAGGCAGATGATTGGATTTAATGGTGTGTGGCCTATACCTGATATACATGTCAATAAGGGTGACCGTGTTGAGCTTTATTTGACAAATAAATTGGGGGAAGGTATTGGGACGAGTTTGCATTTCCATGGATTGTTTATGAACAGTAGTTATGGAAACGCAAACCAAGCAGATGGTCCTGAGATGGTCACTCAATGTCCTATCATGAATGGAGATATGTATCTTTACAATTTCACCGTTCCAAATCAAGCCGGTACTTATTGGTACCATGCACATTCTGGTAGTCAATACGGTGACGGTATGAGGGCTGCGTTTATAATCCATGACGAAGATGAACCTTTTGAGTACGATGACGAGATGGTGATCAGTTTGGCTGATTTATACGTTGATCATTCATATGACTTGACAAGGAAATTCCTTTCCAGATTTAATCCCACAGGTGCAGAACCTATTCCAagtaatattttgtttaataatacCATGAATGCCacattaaattttgagCCAGAAAAGACTTATTTACTTAGATTTATCAACATGGGGTTATTTGTCTCACAATTTATTGCTATTGAGGACCATGAAATGACAATTGTGGAGATTGACGGTGTCTTTATCAAACCAAATTCAACGGATTTACTTTCGATAGCTTCAGGTCAACGTATCTCTGTTTTAGTAAAAgcaaagaaagaagatCCAGGAAGGAATTTTGCTATAATGCAAATGATGGATGTTAATATGTTAGATGTTGTACCAGAGGATTTGGTTCTTAACAGAActaattatatatcttaCAATGAGGATTACTCAAAACCTAAAGCCTTTACTGTTCCAGATTTTAAATCAGCCACTAATGACTTTTACTTGAGACCGATCGACGAAATAGAACTGTTGGATAAATACGATGTGCAGATACAGTTTGACGTCAGAATGGATAATCTAGGAGACGGTGTGAATTAtgcattttttaataacatttcCTATACTAGTCCAAAAATTCCAACATTAACAACATTATTAACTTCTGGTGAACTCGGTTCGAACCCTCTTATCTATGGTGACAATATAAATGCACATGTGTTGAAAGGTGGGGAAATTATTGAAGTAGTTCTGAATAACTATGATCCAGGTAGACATCCATTCCATTTACATGGTCATAATTTCCAAATTGTTCAAAAATCTGGTGCTTATCGTGAAGACAAAGATTATCCCCCAGAGGAACAAGATTCAATTACTATCCCATATAATGAGAGCTTCCCATTAATGCCAATGCCAGATTATCCTATGATTAGAGACACAGTTGTTCTGGAGCCAAATGGGCATGTTGTCATTAGATTCAGAGCTGATAATCCTGGTGTCTGGCTGTTCCATTGCCATGTTAACTGGCATGTCGAACAAGGTTTGGCTGCAGTTTTCATTGAAGATCCTCTTGTTCTACAAGAAAGGGAACAATTGTCAGATAATTACCGCCAAATATGTTCCCATGGGGGCTTCATTAACGAAGGTAATGCAGCAGGTCATTCAGATGATTGGTTTAATATGGATGATTTGCCAAGACAAAAGAATTCACTACCTGATGGTTTCCAGCTGAAAGGTTACATtgcattttttatttcaacGGTTATTGGTTTATTTGGTCTTTATACCATAACCCAGTATGGATTGCAAGATTCCATTCCTAATGACCAAGAAGTTTATTCAAGATTAAAATCAATCctagaagaaaataatctcaatgaataattatatattccCA encodes the following:
- the FET5 gene encoding ferroxidase FET5 (similar to Saccharomyces cerevisiae FET5 (YFL041W); ancestral locus Anc_8.17), translating into MNLLWLILAVKLEFSLAKTHQFNFTAGWVNANPDGVTERQMIGFNGVWPIPDIHVNKGDRVELYLTNKLGEGIGTSLHFHGLFMNSSYGNANQADGPEMVTQCPIMNGDMYLYNFTVPNQAGTYWYHAHSGSQYGDGMRAAFIIHDEDEPFEYDDEMVISLADLYVDHSYDLTRKFLSRFNPTGAEPIPSNILFNNTMNATLNFEPEKTYLLRFINMGLFVSQFIAIEDHEMTIVEIDGVFIKPNSTDLLSIASGQRISVLVKAKKEDPGRNFAIMQMMDVNMLDVVPEDLVLNRTNYISYNEDYSKPKAFTVPDFKSATNDFYLRPIDEIELLDKYDVQIQFDVRMDNLGDGVNYAFFNNISYTSPKIPTLTTLLTSGELGSNPLIYGDNINAHVLKGGEIIEVVLNNYDPGRHPFHLHGHNFQIVQKSGAYREDKDYPPEEQDSITIPYNESFPLMPMPDYPMIRDTVVLEPNGHVVIRFRADNPGVWLFHCHVNWHVEQGLAAVFIEDPLVLQEREQLSDNYRQICSHGGFINEGNAAGHSDDWFNMDDLPRQKNSLPDGFQLKGYIAFFISTVIGLFGLYTITQYGLQDSIPNDQEVYSRLKSILEENNLNE